From Columba livia isolate bColLiv1 breed racing homer chromosome 5, bColLiv1.pat.W.v2, whole genome shotgun sequence, one genomic window encodes:
- the IMMP1L gene encoding mitochondrial inner membrane protease subunit 1 isoform X1 codes for MLRNALGKTFRFLGYTVQYGCIAHCAFEYLGGIVVCSGPSMEPTIQNSDIVFSETLSRHFYCIRKGDIVIVKSPNDPKSNICKRVIGLEGDKVCTSNPSDFLKSHSYVPKGHVWLEGDNLRNSTDSRCYGPVPYGLIRGRICFKIWPLNDFGFLRASPNGHRFLDD; via the exons ATGCTTCGCAATGCCCTAGGAAAAACCTTTCGATTTCTTGGCTACACTGTGCAATATGGCTGCATAGCGCATTGTGCCTTTGAGTACCTTGGAGGAATTGTTGTG tgtTCTGGACCTTCAATGGAACCAACCATTCAAAATTCTGATATTGTCTTTTCGGAGACCCTTAGCCGCCACTTTTATTGTATTCGAAA aggAGATATTGTAATTGTGAAAAGCCCAAATGACCCCAAATCAAATATCTGTAAAAGAGTAATTGGCTTGGAAGGGGATAAAGTCTGCACAAGCAACCCTTCAGATTTCCTTAAGAGTCACAGCTAT GTGCCTAAAGGACACGTTTGGTTAGAAGGTGATAATCTCAGGAATTCTACAGACTCCAGGTGCTATGGACCTGTTCCTTACGGACTGATAAGAGGACGCATTTGTTTTAAG ataTGGCCTCTGAATGACTTTGGATTTCTACGTGCAAGCCCCAACGGCCATAGATTTCTTGATGATTAA
- the IMMP1L gene encoding mitochondrial inner membrane protease subunit 1 isoform X2, which yields MLRNALGKTFRFLGYTVQYGCIAHCAFEYLGGIVVCSGPSMEPTIQNSDIVFSETLSRHFYCIRKGDIVIVKSPNDPKSNICKRVIGLEGDKVCTSNPSDFLKSHSYVVVKCLDDGQAPYKVCECHESLVSNIELMHNIYRQ from the exons ATGCTTCGCAATGCCCTAGGAAAAACCTTTCGATTTCTTGGCTACACTGTGCAATATGGCTGCATAGCGCATTGTGCCTTTGAGTACCTTGGAGGAATTGTTGTG tgtTCTGGACCTTCAATGGAACCAACCATTCAAAATTCTGATATTGTCTTTTCGGAGACCCTTAGCCGCCACTTTTATTGTATTCGAAA aggAGATATTGTAATTGTGAAAAGCCCAAATGACCCCAAATCAAATATCTGTAAAAGAGTAATTGGCTTGGAAGGGGATAAAGTCTGCACAAGCAACCCTTCAGATTTCCTTAAGAGTCACAGCTAT GTTGTAGTGAAGTGCCTAGATGATGGACAGGCACCATACAAAG TCTGTGAATGCCATGAATCTCTGGTAAGTAATATAGAGTTAATGCACAATATATATAGGCAATGA